The Syngnathoides biaculeatus isolate LvHL_M chromosome 6, ASM1980259v1, whole genome shotgun sequence genome has a window encoding:
- the LOC133501667 gene encoding serine/threonine-protein kinase pim-2-like, with translation MVEIKHIPKTKNVFKQLVDAAVTMHAANVFHRDIKMENVLIETSSKVPRVWIIDLGNGCLKTSSVYKNFFGTTELAPPELAARGEYKADPTTVWQLGTVLYEIVVILNRRNSSCIDKLMQGSLIPVKNF, from the exons ATG GTGGAAATCAAacacatcccaaagacaaaG AACGTCTTTAAGCAGCTTGTGGACGCAGCAGTCACGATGCACGCTGCAAATGTCTTCCATCGTGACATCAAGATGGAAAACGTCCTCATTGAGACCAGCTCCAAGGTTCCACGAGTGTGGATCATCGATCTCGGAAACGGCTGCCTTAAGACCTCCTCAGTGTACAAGAACTTCTTTG GAACCACTGAACTTGCTCCTCCAGAACTTGCTGCACGTGGGGAGTACAAGGCCGACCCCACCACAGTTTGGCAGCTCGGGACTGTGCTTTACGAAATTGTGGTCATTTTGAACCGTAGGAATTCTTCCTGCATAGACAAATTGATGCAAGGCTCTCTCATA CCTGTCAAGAACTTCTGA
- the LOC133502197 gene encoding uncharacterized protein LOC133502197, with protein sequence MEAQAIEREEKAASVFSSNSKATSKSSVVSAAARARAKAEAERTRAIFAQKELELKRQRARLDLEKATLEADLEALGLEKAAAAAIVEVEVLEAAAGPENEDRCSARSRISSQITCQRTKAYVDHQARASFETALSVDITPHCFKEASAPRHQEAPEVTPAHNCDATPTRNTQQSEYLSAPQPQTSLFKRSNPHSQPLSLQPQNPQSSFKAHQEQSSPSFSHASQSNHFIQSNPQHSSSAPATNMIDFARYLASRELVTTGLTKFDDQPESYRAWESSFLNAIQGLGLTASEELDLLVKWLGKESSEHVKRIRAVHITNPHAALELAWTRLQECYATPEVIENALFKRLDNFPRLTSKDKIKLRELSDLLLELFSAKQDGYLPGLSYLDTPRGIKPIVEKLPPNLQEKWLFAGSNYKERYRVCFPPFSFFVDFVRCQAKARNDPSFVLVSSNRSHYHSERSRTKHDSARTAVFVHRTDVSTTDSSLLHKTSTDKKGSDDPTKYCPVHNKPHPLEKCRAFRIKRLMERKRLLKEYRRCFKCCSGTHVARECPAELKCNECESNQHCTVMHPDTAVSPAPSPPTESDVEQQNSSPPEVTSRCTKVCGEGLPPRSCAKICLVRVFPQGQRERSIKMYAILDDQSNRSLARSEFFKLFDIQGDHTPYLMRTCAGTTEMTGRKAVGFQIEALNGEVCLDFPPLIECNEVTSNRSEILFSEIRNPMLT encoded by the coding sequence ATGGAAGCACAAGCAATAGAAAGGGAGGAGAAAGCGGCATCAGTGTTCAGCTCCAACTCCAAAGCCACTTCCAAGTCTTCAGTAGTTAGTGCTGCTGCTAGAGCTAGAGCTAAAGCCGAAGCTGAACGCACCAGAGCCATATTCGCTCAGAAGGAGTTAGAACTGAAAAGACAGAGAGCTAGATTGGATTTGGAAAAGGCTACACTAGAAGCGGATTTAGAAGCTCTAGGACTGGAAaaggcagctgctgctgctattGTAGAGGTTGAAGTTTTAGAAGCTGCAGCAGGACCAGAAAATGAGGATAGGTGCAGTGCCAGGAGTCGCATCTCATCGCAGATAACATGTCAGCGTACAaaggcatatgtggaccatcaGGCTCGAGCCAGCTTTGAAACTGCATTGTCTGTGGATATAACTCCTCATTGTTTTAAAGAAGCGTCGGCACCAAGACATCAGGAAGCTCCTGAAGTAACCCCTGCACACAACTGTGATGCCACGCCTACAAGGAACACACAGCAAAGTGAGTACTTATCAGCACCTCAGCCTCAGACAAGCCTGTTTAAGCGCTCCAACCCGCACTCTCAGCCTCTCAGCTTACAACCTCAGAACCCCCAGTCCTCCTTTAAAGCCCACCAGGAGCAGAGCTCTCCCTCATTCAGTCATGCTAGCCAATCAAACCACTTCATACAGAGCAACCCACAGCATTCTTCTTCTGCTCCAGCCACTAACATGATAGACTTCGCTAGGTACCTCGCCAGCAGAGAGTTGGTAACCACGGGGCTCACTAAATTCGATGACCAGCCCGAGAGCTACAGAGCATGGGAGTCCTCTTTCCTTAACGCCATTCAGGGCTTAGGGTTGACAGCCAGTGAAGAGCTGGACCTCCTGGTAAAATGGCTGGGAAAGGAGTCATCTGAACATGTTAAAAGAATACGTGCTGTCCACATCACCAATCCTCACGCTGCTCTCGAATTAGCCTGGACAAGACTCCAAGAATGCTATGCTACCCCTGAAGTGATTGAGAATGCTTTATTCAAACGATTGGACAATTTTCCTCGGCTAACCTCCAAAGATAAAATCAAGCTAAGAGAACTTAGCGATCTGCTCTTGGAACTATTCTCAGCCAAGCAGGATGGCTATCTACCAGGACTGAGCTACCTTGACACTCCTCGAGGGATTAAGCCAATCGTGGAAAAGCTGCCACCAAACTTACAGGAAAAATGGCTGTTTGCTGGCTCAAACTACAAAGAACGGTACAGAGTGTGTTTCCCTCCTTTCTcgttttttgttgactttgtcaGATGTCAGGCAAAGGCCAGAAATGACCCCAGCTTTGTGTTGGTGAGCAGTAACCGCAGCCATTACCATAGTGAAAGATCCAGAACCAAGCATGATAGTGCTCGGACAGCTGTGTTTGTGCATAGAACAGATGTGTCAACAACAGATTCAAGCTTGTTACACAAAACATCTACTGACAAGAAAGGTAGTGATGACCCAACCAAGTACTGTCCAGTGCACAATAAGCCACATCCTCTGGAAAAATGTAGAGCTTTTAGAATAAAGCGGCTAATGGAACGCAAAAGGCTGCTAAAAGAATACAGACGTTGTTTCAAGTGCTGTTCTGGTACTCATGTGGCTAGAGAATGTCCTGCAGAGCTGAAATGCAATGAGTGTGAAAGCAATCAACATTGCACTGTCATGCACCCAGACACTGCTGTCTCCCCTGCACCATCTCCTCCGACAGAATCAGACGTAGAACAGCAAAACAGCTCTCCTCCAGAAGTGACCTCCAGGTGCACCAAGGTCTGCGGCGAAGGTCTCCCACCAAGGTCCTGCGCCAAGATATGTTTAGTCCGGGTTTTTCCCCAAGGACAGCGAGAACGCTCAATCAAGATGTATGCCATCCTCGACGACCAAAGCAATCGATCACTGGCCAGGTCTGagttttttaagctgtttgacaTCCAAGGGGACCATACACCTTACCTGATGAGGACCTGTGCTGGAACCACGGAAATGACTGGGAGAAAGGCTGTTGGTTTTCAGATCGAAGCATTGAATGGTGAAGTGTGTTTGGACTTTCCTCCGCTCATTGAATGTAATGAAGTTACGAGCAACAGATCGGAAATCCTTTTTTCAGAGATCAGAAATCCCATGCTCACTTGA